The DNA region TTTATTTAAAAGTATTTTAGAATTTGATTTATTTTTTGAAAAACTTAATCTTAAGGTTTTTGCTAATTATAAAAATGCGGCAAAATTAAGTCTTGCATTTTTTGATTATAAAATCAATGAAAGTCGGATTCTTTATGAACTTGATAATTCTGAATTTGTACTTTTTTATCCTAAGAAAAGTGAGATTTATGAAAGAGTTTTACATGAGCTTAATGTTTATGAATTTGAATCTTTGCTTATTGATAAACCTATTTTAACAAAAATTGCTAAAAATTTTTTGGAACAAAATCAAGAATTAATTCAAAAAAAAATTCAAATTGTAGATTTGAAAAAAATAGAGCTTCAAAAAAGAAAAGAGCAGATTTTTAAAGTTAGTAAAAATATTAAGAAAGATTGATAAAAATATTTTTATCTTGTTTTTATTCATTTTAAATAGTTTAAAAAATTTTAATATTTTTTAAAGAAAATAAATTTTTGGAAAATTTTATAAAAGATATTTTAGTATTTATATGTGTAAAATCATAGGAACGATATTAAAGTTTTTGCTATTTTATTTTTAAAAATTAAAAATGTATTATTTAAGTCTTTTATGTTTAATTTTTGAAAATTAAGATATATTTTTGATTGAAAAATGAGATTTTGGAATTTTGATTTTTAAAGGAAATGAATGATTTATGAAAATGATTTAATTTATATTGATAAGGAAGAATCTCAAATACCTTGGGTAAAAATTTTTACTAAAGAAAATTATAAAGAAATTAGTGATTGTCCTCTAGATTTACAAAAAGAACTTTTTAGCAAAGTTTTATTGTGCGAGAAAGCTATGATAGAATTTTATAAACCTGAAAAAATTAATATAGCTTCTTTTGCAAATTATGTTCCAAGGGTACATTTTCATGTTATGGCAAGATTTAAAACAGATGCTTTTTTTCCTGAATGTATGTGGGGAAAACAACAAAGATTGATGAAAGATTTGAAACTTCCAAGTTTTGATCAATTTGTAAAATTTTTAAATGCTAAAATTTATTAACTTATATTAATTATGTATTATTTATTATTTGGTTAAAATTCATAATATTAAAATTTTAAAAAAAGGAAATAATGATGAGAAAAATTTTATTCAATTTATTTGCTATGATGTGTTTGTTAAATGTAAATACATTTGCTAAAGAATTTGTTTTAGATAAAGCTCATACGCATGTTGGCTTCAAGATTAAACATTTGCAAATTAGTAATGTTAAAGGAAATTTTCAAGATTATGATGCTGTAATTGATTTTGATCCTGCAAAATTAGAGTTTAAAAAACTTGAGGCCCTTATTCGAGTTAATTCTATTAATACAGAAAATCAAGCACGAGATAATCAATTGCAACAAGATGATTTTTTTAAAACCAAACAATATCCCGATATGGTTTTTATAATGAAACATTATGAAAAAATTGATAATCAAAAAGGTAAAATGAGTGGAAAATTGACGATAGCTGGAGTTTCCAAAGATATTGTTTTAGATACTGAAATTGGAGGTATCATTAAAGATCAAGACGGTAAACAAAAAATAGGATTTT from Campylobacter hepaticus includes:
- a CDS encoding HIT family protein, whose amino-acid sequence is MIYENDLIYIDKEESQIPWVKIFTKENYKEISDCPLDLQKELFSKVLLCEKAMIEFYKPEKINIASFANYVPRVHFHVMARFKTDAFFPECMWGKQQRLMKDLKLPSFDQFVKFLNAKIY
- a CDS encoding YceI family protein, with product MRKILFNLFAMMCLLNVNTFAKEFVLDKAHTHVGFKIKHLQISNVKGNFQDYDAVIDFDPAKLEFKKLEALIRVNSINTENQARDNQLQQDDFFKTKQYPDMVFIMKHYEKIDNQKGKMSGKLTIAGVSKDIVLDTEIGGIIKDQDGKQKIGFSLNGKIKRSDFQFALGTSTIALSDEIELNIEVEANEK